The following coding sequences lie in one Arachis stenosperma cultivar V10309 chromosome 5, arast.V10309.gnm1.PFL2, whole genome shotgun sequence genomic window:
- the LOC130980352 gene encoding uncharacterized protein LOC130980352, with amino-acid sequence MRAIERNLKDARCFTVTVFDRHILDYTVAETTPTGRFSLGCYRVSLRDRTCDCGNFQALHYPCCHAIACCAQSRLDWATYVDEVYSISEVFMVYQMSFAPCIPEGLWPPYDGPIVIPDPNMRRAREGRPRSTRIRNTMDEADTSRPKRCGLCRQPGHTRRGCPQRGSSSGI; translated from the coding sequence ATGAGGGCAATTGAGCGTAACTTGAAGGATGCGAGGTGCTTCACTGTGACTGTTTTTGATAGGCATATACTTGATTACACGGTGGCTGAGACTACCCCCACAGGCAGATTCTCGCTTGGTTGCTACCGGGTTTCCCTAAGGGATCGTACTTGTGACTGTGGTAACTTCCAGGCACTGCACTACCCGTGTTGCCATGCCATCGCATGCTGTGCGCAGTCACGGCTAGATTGGGCAACATATGTTGATGAAGTTTACAGCATATCTGAGGTGTTTATGGTGTATCAGATGTCTTTTGCACCATGTATACCAGAGGGGCTTTGGCCCCCATATGACGGTCCGATCGTTATACCCGACCCAAATATGAGAAGAGCAAGAGAAGGACGACCTCGGTCCACCCGCATCCGAAACACCATGGACGAAGCTGACACCAGCCGACCGAAGCGTTGTGGGTTGTGCAGGCAGCCCGGTCACACCCGAAGGGGTTGCCCTCAGCGAGGTTCTAGTAGCGGCATCTAG
- the LOC130979644 gene encoding probable N-acetyltransferase HLS1: MGEEFHHGVVMREYDPNRDRERVEEVERICEVGPSGKLSIFTDLLGDPICRVRHSPSFLMLVAEIGDEIVGMIRGCIKTITCGKKLSRNTKHSNTSNTGNSNRHLPVYAKVAYILGLRVSPSHRRMGIGLKLVHRMEAWFRDNGAEYSYMATENDNLASVKLFTDKCGYTKFRTPSILVNPVFAHCLPLSPKVKIIHLTPSQAETIYRRRFATTEFFPRDIDAVLNNKLSIGTFLAVPDSATWQGTDHFLSDPPKSWAILSIWNSKELFTLQVRGASRVKRTLAKTTRVVDKALPFLRLPSFPDFFRPFGFHFMYGIGGEGPEAVKMVKTLCDFAHNVAKERDCGAVVTEVSDQEPLRFGIPHWKMLSCPEDLWCIKRLGEDYSDGSVGDWTKSPHGISIFVDPREV; encoded by the exons ATGGGTGAGGAGTTTCATCATGGTGTTGTTATGAGAGAGTATGATCCTAATAGAGACAgagaaagagtagaagaagtAGAGAGAATATGTGAGGTTGGTCCCAGTGGAAAGCTCTCTATCTTCACCGACCTCCTTGGTGACCCAATCTGCAGGGTCCGCCACTCACCTTCTTTCCTCATGCTG GTGGCGGAGATTGGAGATGAGATAGTGGGAATGATAAGGGGTTGCATCAAAACCATCACGTGCGGAAAGAAGCTCTCCAGAAACACCAAACACAGCAACACTAGTAACACTGGTAACAGTAACAGACATCTCCCTGTTTATGCTAAAGTCGCCTACATATTAGGCCTTCGCGTTTCCCCCTCTCACCG GAGAATGGGAATAGGGTTGAAGCTGGTGCATCGAATGGAGGCATGGTTCAGAGATAATGGCGCGGAGTATTCCTACATGGCAACAGAAAACGACAATTTAGCATCCGTGAAACTCTTCACTGACAAATGCGGTTACACAAAGTTCCGTACTCCTTCCATCCTTGTCAACCCCGTTTTCGCCCACTGTCTCCCCCTCTCCCCAAAGGTCAAAATCATCCACCTCACCCCCTCCCAAGCGGAAACCATCTACCGCCGCCGATTCGCCACCACCGAGTTCTTTCCCCGTGACATCGACGCTGTCCTCAACAACAAACTCTCCATCGGGACCTTCCTCGCCGTTCCCGACAGCGCCACCTGGCAAGGCACGGATCACTTCCTATCCGACCCACCCAAGTCGTGGGCCATACTTAGTATATGGAACTCTAAGGAACTCTTCACGCTCCAAGTGCGTGGTGCGTCGCGCGTGAAACGCACGCTTGCAAAGACGACTCGCGTGGTTGACAAGGCTTTACCCTTTTTACGGTTACCGTCATTTCCGGACTTCTTCAGGCCGTTCGGGTTTCACTTTATGTATGGAATTGGAGGGGAAGGTCCCGAGGCGGTTAAGATGGTTAAGACTTTGTGCGATTTTGCGCACAACGTGGCCAAAGAACGTGATTGCGGCGCGGTAGTTACCGAAGTGTCTGATCAAGAACCGTTGCGGTTTGGGATACCGCACTGGAAGATGCTATCGTGCCCCGAAGATCTATGGTGCATTAAGAGGCTCGGTGAGGATTACAGCGACGGTTCAGTTGGTGACTGGACCAAATCTCCACATGGAATTTCCATTTTTGTTGACCCAAGAGAAGTTTGA
- the LOC130980351 gene encoding uncharacterized protein LOC130980351, whose product MATSISSDHRQLDYHVICARIFSLVRADALVSIKVLQEATEATYGFKPSYRKVWLAKQKAVAQIYGDWEESYADLPRWILGVTLTMDGSVALLKTSPVRVGDQVDEERVYFHRMFWTFPPCVEAFRHCKPLVSIDGTHLYGKYGGTLLLAIAQDGNSNILPVAFALVEGENAESWSYFLSNLRRHVTPQEGILVISDRHNGIKAALESPDSGWRPPHAYRAFCIRHVAANFALTFKGQDVRRWLVNAAYAKTEAEFDYWFDIMRSENPAMCDWANRMDYEMWTQHKDGGRRYGHMTTNISECVNSVLKGTRNLPVTSLVKSTYLRLAELFVVRGQTTEAQLGSGQSRGGARIKFREGPKFNFLI is encoded by the coding sequence ATGGCCACATCGATTTCGAGCGACCACAGGCAGCTTGATTATCATGTGATTTGTGCAAGAATTTTTTCATTGGTTAGAGCTGATGCGTTGGTATCGATTAAGGTGTTGCAAGAGGCAACAGAGGCAACATATGGTTTCAAGCCAAGTTATCGGAAGGTGTGGTTGGCAAAGCAGAAGGCAGTAGCACAGATCTACGGTGATTGGGAGGAGTCATATGCGGATCTGCCCCGCTGGATCCTTGGGGTCACGTTAACCATGGACGGTTCCGTTGCTCTGCTGAAGACCTCCCCGGTTAGAGTGGGTGACCAGGTTGATGAAGAAAGAGTCTACTTTCATCGCATGTTTTGGACATTCCCTCCATGTGTTGAGGCATTCCGCCACTGTAAGCCACTCGTCAGCATCGATGGGACACACTTGTATGGTAAGTATGGAGGGACGTTGTTGTTGGCGATTGCTCAGGATGGGAATTCGAATATTTTGCCTGTTGCGTTTGCACTAGTGGAGGGGGAAAATGCTGAGTCTTGGTCATATTTTCTGTCCAATCTTAGAAGACATGTTACTCCACAGGAAGGTATTCTCGTCATCTCCGACAGACACAACGGCATCAAGGCTGCGCTGGAGTCACCCGATAGTGGTTGGCGACCTCCGCATGCTTATAGGGCATTTTGCATTCGGCATGTTGCTGCAAATTTTGCCCTTACCTTCAAGGGGCAGGATGTCAGAAGGTGGCTGGTTAACGCCGCTTATGCTAAGACGGAAGCAGAATTTGACTATTGGTTTGATATAATGAGGTCAGAGAACCCAGCCATGTGTGATTGGGCAAACAGGATGGATTATGAGATGTGGACACAGCACAAGGATGGGGGCAGACGATATGGTCACATGACGACCAACATTTCTGAGTGTGTGAACTCTGTTTTGAAGGGCACAAGAAATCTACCAGTCACGTCCTTGGTTAAGTCCACCTATCTTCGCCTTGCTGAGTTGTTTGTTGTCCGGGGGCAGACGACAGAGGCACAGTTAGGATCCGGTCAAAGCAGGGGCGGAGCTAGGATAAAATTTAGGGAGGGgccaaagtttaattttttaatatag